One Clostridia bacterium genomic window, AAACCGCCGGGCGCAAGGCCCGGCGGCTTTAGCGAAAGTTGTGCGACTCTTTACCAACCGCGCGTCTGGAGCATGTCGGCTTCAGCGATGGTGCTGACGGCGAGACCCTTCATGGCGCTGTTGACCTGCTCGCTGACTTCGGCAAGGACCTTGGGATCGTTGTAGTGCGTTGTTGCGAGCACGATGGCCTTGGCGCGGGCTTCGGCTTCGGCGCGTTCGACGGGATTCTTGAGGTCGAGCGCGGAACTGCCGTCCTTCATGAAAATGCCGCTGCCGACGAAGACGGATTCGGCGCCGATCTGCATCATCAGCGACGCGTCTGCCGGAGTCGCAATGCCGCCCGCAGAGAAATTCGGGACAGGCAGTTTGCCAGCCTGGGCGACCATGCGTACGAGTTCATACGGTGCCTGATGATTCTTGGCAGCGGCGTAGAGTTCCTGCTCAGACATGACGGTAAGCTGCTTTATCTCCTTGATGATCTGGCGCATGTGCTTGACGGCGTGGATGACGTCGCCGGTTCCGGCTTCGCCCTTGGTACGGATCATGCATGCGCCTTCGGCGATTCGCCGCAGAGCCTCGCCGAGATTCCGCGCGCCGCAGACAAAGGGAGTCTTGAACGCGTGCTTATCGACGTGATGCTCTTCATCGGCAGGGGTGAGGACTTCGGACTCGTCGATGTAATCGACGCCGAGTTCCTGCAGGATTTGTGCCTCGGCAAAGTGTCCGATGCGGCACTTGGCCATGACGGGAATCGAGACAACCGCCATAATCTCTTTGATCTTTTTGGGGTTCGCCATGCGGGCCACGCCGCCTTCTGTGCGGATCATGGCGGGCACACGCTCAAGCGCCATAACGGCGACGGCACCGGACTTCTCGGCTACTTCGGCTTGGTCGGCACTCATCACGTCCATGATGACGCCACCCTTCAGCATTTCGGCCAGGCCAATCTTCAGACGCAGACCGCTGTTGCCGTTCTTGTCGGACATTGGGAATCTCCTTCGAATCTTGCGGACCTCCGCTGGGCTTCGTGTTTCCGCTGAAAAGCCGAAATGTGCAGGCGTCAGGCGGGAAAAGCCAATTACAGAGCGGATCAATCCTACGTGGGACAAACTTATTTTAGCGCGTTGGGGAGAGTTGTGCGAGTGGACCGCTCTTGCAACAAGGCGCAGCGCCAGGAGACAACGGACACCTCTGAACTGTGTTGCCGCGCGTGGGTTTCGCGGGACGAACAGGCCGCGGTTGGCCAGTTAGCGCTTCGTTCGCACCAGCTTGCGGGCAGGTGAGTACGCAGGATTACGGACTAATTCGCCGGGCATACGCTTCAAGTACTTCTTGAACATCTTCTCCGGGTTGATTGCGATGAACTTGCCTTTGCTACGGGCAAGCACTTCGCCGTCCTGATTC contains:
- the pdxS gene encoding pyridoxal 5'-phosphate synthase lyase subunit PdxS, whose translation is MSDKNGNSGLRLKIGLAEMLKGGVIMDVMSADQAEVAEKSGAVAVMALERVPAMIRTEGGVARMANPKKIKEIMAVVSIPVMAKCRIGHFAEAQILQELGVDYIDESEVLTPADEEHHVDKHAFKTPFVCGARNLGEALRRIAEGACMIRTKGEAGTGDVIHAVKHMRQIIKEIKQLTVMSEQELYAAAKNHQAPYELVRMVAQAGKLPVPNFSAGGIATPADASLMMQIGAESVFVGSGIFMKDGSSALDLKNPVERAEAEARAKAIVLATTHYNDPKVLAEVSEQVNSAMKGLAVSTIAEADMLQTRGW